A genomic region of Deltaproteobacteria bacterium contains the following coding sequences:
- the argF gene encoding ornithine carbamoyltransferase: protein MARNFVTDLDLSADEQAQVLELALKMKANPDEYRTALSGKILGMIFAKNSTRTRVSFEAGIIQLGGQGIFLPSSSSQLGRGEPPSDTGQVLSRYLDFIMIRTFDNREVRELAEASSVPVINGLDDDYHPCQVLADLMTIKEKKGKLKGLQLVYIGDGNNMAHSLMLGGAMAGMNVRIICPEGYRPKEGIMSSAQEIGEKNGCEIEVTGDLNAVAGADVVYTDVWASMGQEEESAKRIKAFAGYQVDVDMMNKANFDAIFLHCLPAHRGEEVHADVIDGRWSVVFDEAENRLHAQKALMLFLSQNS from the coding sequence ATGGCTAGAAACTTTGTTACCGATTTAGATCTCAGTGCCGACGAGCAGGCACAGGTTCTCGAACTCGCCCTAAAGATGAAGGCAAACCCGGACGAATACCGTACGGCGCTTTCTGGGAAGATTTTGGGAATGATTTTTGCTAAAAATTCTACACGTACACGTGTATCATTTGAAGCAGGTATTATTCAGCTGGGTGGTCAGGGCATTTTCTTGCCCTCGAGTTCAAGTCAGCTGGGCCGGGGCGAACCGCCATCGGACACAGGTCAGGTGCTTTCGCGTTATCTCGATTTCATTATGATTCGTACTTTCGATAACCGTGAAGTTCGTGAGCTTGCAGAAGCGAGTTCAGTACCTGTTATCAATGGTCTCGATGATGATTATCATCCGTGCCAAGTCTTGGCCGATTTGATGACCATTAAAGAGAAGAAGGGCAAGCTTAAGGGTTTGCAATTGGTCTACATCGGAGATGGCAACAACATGGCCCACTCTTTGATGCTAGGCGGTGCGATGGCAGGTATGAATGTTCGTATCATTTGCCCTGAAGGCTATCGTCCTAAAGAAGGCATTATGTCATCGGCTCAAGAAATCGGTGAGAAAAACGGTTGCGAAATTGAAGTCACGGGTGATCTTAATGCAGTAGCTGGCGCTGATGTTGTTTACACGGATGTTTGGGCATCTATGGGACAAGAAGAAGAATCAGCCAAGCGTATCAAAGCTTTTGCTGGTTATCAGGTCGACGTAGACATGATGAACAAAGCGAATTTCGATGCAATCTTTTTGCACTGTTTGCCGGCACACCGCGGTGAGGAAGTTCACGCAGATGTCATCGATGGTCGCTGGTCGGTCGTCTTTGATGAAGCTGAAAACAGGCTGCATGCTCAAAAAGCATTGATGCTCTTTTTATCGCAAAACTCATAA